In the Rhizophagus irregularis chromosome 10, complete sequence genome, one interval contains:
- a CDS encoding uncharacterized protein (SECRETED:cutsite_CCS-RL; SECRETED:prob_0.4846); SECRETED:SignalP(1-20), whose amino-acid sequence MQILFVHFIFLFFLEPECCSRLLISKVLEAESQVPDFSFRRFWKPKVKFRTPHFEGSRSRKFWKPKVKFQTPHFEGSGSRKSNSGLLISKVVKAEGTVPDSHFEGCQTNNTNQTLEFRFLDLDEPGLWNYVAGFLDEPGLWNYVSGVAG is encoded by the exons ATGCAGATTTTATTcgttcattttatttttttattttttttagagcCAGAATGCTGTTCCAGACTCCTCATTTCGAAG gttctggAAGCCGAAAGTCAAGTTCCGGACTTCTCATTTCGAAG gttctggAAGCCGAAAGTCAAGTTCCGGACTCCTCATTTTGAAG gttctaGAAGCCGAAA gttctggAAGCCGAAAGTCAAGTTCCAGACTCCTCATTTCGAAG gttctggAAGCCGAAAGTCAAATTCCGGACTCCTCATTTCGAAG gttgtGAAAGCCGAAGGTACAGTTCCGGACTCCCATTTTGAAG gttgccAGACGAATAATACGAACCAGACTTTGGAATTTAG gtttctgGACTTAGACGAACCCGGACTTTGGAATTAT GTTGCCGGATTTTTAGACGAACCCGGACTTTGGAATTATGTAAGTGGG gttgccGGATGA